One window of the Candidatus Bathyarchaeota archaeon genome contains the following:
- a CDS encoding THUMP domain-containing protein, with protein sequence MLRSGCHFVVTTSSGFEREARKEIESLIPGVKVTTTHFKGTLIAECYDGGRFLDAVKGAETKFIGKVYPVDASINITKEAESVNLIFEELMCLGKLKSGEKFSVRCFRRGSHNFSSAYVERELGSLLQVATGATVNLSDPEKVVIVQIFQEKAFLGIVKSEDIIVKRIAVARKYRRGKRPLTRAEHKIREAIESFGIIIEPSFEVLDVGAAPGGWTKVLAEKARRVVAVDPADLHPSIANLPNVTHLKCKAEEIPAGIGKFHMIVNDMNLDPAESARIMVRLSEHLVDGGSALMTVKFVSRERRRHISEAIRILEEAYRDFVVKRMPHNRFETTIFMRKG encoded by the coding sequence ATGCTGAGAAGTGGATGCCACTTCGTTGTGACGACATCTTCTGGTTTTGAGAGGGAGGCAAGGAAGGAGATCGAGAGCCTTATACCAGGGGTAAAGGTAACTACTACACATTTTAAGGGAACACTCATCGCCGAATGTTATGATGGCGGAAGGTTTTTGGATGCGGTCAAGGGGGCGGAGACAAAGTTTATAGGCAAAGTCTACCCAGTCGACGCTTCAATAAATATTACGAAAGAGGCGGAGAGCGTAAACCTGATTTTTGAAGAGTTAATGTGTCTTGGAAAACTTAAGAGTGGAGAAAAGTTTTCTGTTAGGTGCTTCCGGAGAGGAAGCCACAATTTTTCCAGCGCCTATGTGGAAAGGGAGCTCGGCTCACTCCTTCAGGTGGCTACAGGAGCAACTGTGAACTTATCTGATCCCGAGAAAGTTGTTATTGTACAGATCTTTCAGGAAAAAGCCTTCCTAGGCATAGTAAAGAGTGAGGACATCATCGTCAAGAGGATTGCGGTGGCAAGGAAGTATAGGAGGGGGAAACGCCCACTTACTAGGGCAGAGCATAAGATTAGAGAGGCCATTGAGTCCTTCGGCATAATTATTGAGCCAAGTTTCGAAGTTTTGGATGTTGGGGCTGCGCCTGGAGGATGGACAAAGGTTCTTGCTGAGAAAGCGAGAAGAGTTGTGGCTGTCGACCCAGCTGACCTCCACCCTTCGATTGCAAATCTTCCAAACGTCACCCATCTGAAATGTAAAGCTGAAGAGATCCCGGCGGGTATCGGCAAGTTTCACATGATTGTCAATGACATGAACCTTGATCCTGCTGAGTCTGCGAGGATAATGGTTCGTCTTTCAGAACATCTTGTTGACGGTGGATCTGCATTGATGACTGTGAAGTTTGTTTCTAGAGAAAGAAGAAGGCATATATCTGAAGCCATTCGGATTCTAGAGGAGGCGTATAGGGACTTCGTGGTCAAGAGGATGCCTCATAATAGGTTTGAGACGACTATCTTCATGCGGAAAGGCTAG
- a CDS encoding ferritin-like domain-containing protein → MNDSRELLRFLKEQIAVEKEIVNSLDNALAGIKNPAVKGTLRGISLDSFKHAEMYSSAIAILTGETQALEEKDLDRQRALVEKHIELEVQLIRKISEKLPEVKNEKVRLLLEAILADEKRHHELLKLVLNVIVKGETITEEEWFEFIWKSVPFHGAPGG, encoded by the coding sequence ATGAATGACAGCAGAGAGTTATTAAGGTTTTTGAAGGAGCAGATCGCTGTAGAAAAGGAGATTGTCAACTCATTGGATAATGCCTTAGCCGGCATAAAGAATCCGGCTGTTAAGGGGACGCTGAGGGGGATTTCGCTTGATTCTTTTAAGCATGCGGAAATGTACTCTTCAGCCATTGCAATATTGACTGGTGAAACTCAGGCGCTCGAAGAGAAAGACCTAGATAGGCAGAGGGCCCTCGTGGAAAAGCATATTGAATTAGAGGTTCAATTAATAAGAAAGATAAGTGAAAAACTTCCAGAAGTGAAGAATGAGAAGGTTAGGCTGCTTCTTGAAGCCATATTGGCAGATGAGAAAAGGCATCATGAACTTCTAAAGCTGGTCTTAAATGTGATAGTTAAGGGTGAAACAATAACTGAGGAGGAGTGGTTCGAGTTCATCTGGAAGAGTGTTCCATTCCACGGGGCGCCGGGAGGATAA